A region of Streptomyces halobius DNA encodes the following proteins:
- a CDS encoding phage tail assembly protein has protein sequence MALSCAEMMAEAAAEYAGLDLETRAGKTVQLRNILMLPDEGLKAARVILGKFGETGAEELEELVPQIRDLLLLVADDPAALKTEMEDWPLAVFVRTVGDWQEETQVGEAPRSDS, from the coding sequence TTGGCACTTTCTTGCGCGGAGATGATGGCGGAGGCTGCGGCGGAGTACGCGGGCCTGGACCTGGAGACACGGGCCGGTAAGACGGTCCAGCTCCGCAATATCCTCATGCTTCCCGACGAGGGCCTGAAGGCCGCCCGGGTCATCCTCGGCAAGTTCGGCGAGACCGGCGCGGAGGAGCTGGAGGAGCTGGTCCCGCAGATCCGGGACCTTCTCCTCCTAGTCGCCGACGACCCCGCCGCGCTGAAGACGGAGATGGAGGACTGGCCCCTGGCCGTGTTCGTCCGCACGGTCGGTGACTGGCAGGAGGAGACCCAGGTGGGGGAAGCTCCGCGCTCGGACAGCTAA
- a CDS encoding phage tail tube protein, protein MALIDDAAFVAAGGYIYIADPDTAKPTDIKDPLAPGNGWESIGHTSLDDLPEFGRDGDDPEVKGSWQNAKLRATTPDVTYSVTIKSIQATALTYQLYFGAGPAAVQADKSFRIPAQPRPQTKALLVVLVDGTNYLPLWHPRVSLLGSDAVGLAADNFVTFPIKGTFLGSSLIGNAIGEWAQIEAPAPPDPGGEGE, encoded by the coding sequence TTGGCCCTGATTGACGATGCCGCGTTCGTCGCGGCAGGCGGTTACATCTACATCGCAGACCCGGACACGGCCAAGCCGACCGATATCAAGGACCCGCTGGCACCGGGGAACGGCTGGGAGTCCATCGGCCACACCAGCCTTGACGACCTGCCCGAGTTCGGCCGTGACGGCGATGACCCGGAGGTCAAGGGCAGTTGGCAGAATGCCAAGCTCCGCGCCACCACGCCGGACGTGACGTACTCCGTCACCATCAAGTCCATCCAGGCCACGGCCCTGACGTATCAGCTCTATTTCGGTGCGGGCCCCGCGGCCGTCCAGGCGGACAAGTCATTCCGTATCCCCGCCCAGCCCCGGCCACAGACCAAGGCCCTGTTGGTCGTCCTGGTGGACGGCACCAACTACCTGCCCCTGTGGCACCCGCGCGTCTCCCTCCTGGGATCGGACGCCGTGGGCCTGGCGGCGGACAACTTCGTGACGTTCCCGATCAAGGGCACGTTCCTGGGCTCCAGCCTGATCGGCAACGCCATCGGCGAGTGGGCCCAGATCGAGGCCCCGGCCCCGCCCGACCCGGGCGGCGAGGGCGAGTAA
- a CDS encoding phage distal tail protein encodes MAPHLLMADGLIAQDCQIQFGNLLLGEHTPFVGERLTGWDDLPDVDVANVAMPGQHGAWPGQILAGTRVLQWDFSILPEDPEAFPAILNHLRAATALGQEERELVVQLAGARRMMRGRVTRRSLPADRQYTKGEPSGSIVWECSDPRRYSVTEIRARVGLPESEPGLDWGGGLEWALDWGPAGSTGSVNATNAGDAPAHPIVEFRGPVVRPSLVQTGSGLVLEYDITLAERDTLTVDCAAGTVVLNGSASRLHTATRVSKPEQAFTVEPGSTPMAFRADMAAYDPRASVTVRWRHAYW; translated from the coding sequence TTGGCGCCGCATCTGCTGATGGCCGACGGCCTGATAGCGCAGGACTGCCAAATCCAGTTCGGCAACCTCCTGTTGGGGGAACACACGCCGTTCGTCGGCGAGAGGCTGACCGGTTGGGATGACCTCCCGGACGTGGACGTGGCCAACGTGGCCATGCCGGGACAACACGGCGCGTGGCCCGGCCAGATACTGGCCGGCACTCGGGTCCTCCAGTGGGATTTCTCCATCCTCCCGGAAGACCCGGAGGCGTTCCCTGCCATCTTGAACCATCTACGGGCGGCCACCGCCTTGGGCCAGGAGGAACGGGAGCTGGTGGTCCAACTTGCCGGGGCCCGGCGGATGATGCGCGGACGTGTCACCCGCCGGTCCCTCCCGGCGGACCGCCAGTACACCAAGGGGGAGCCGTCCGGCTCCATCGTGTGGGAGTGCTCCGACCCGCGCCGGTACTCCGTCACGGAGATACGGGCCCGCGTCGGCCTCCCGGAGTCGGAACCGGGCCTGGACTGGGGTGGCGGCCTGGAATGGGCCCTGGACTGGGGCCCGGCCGGGTCCACCGGCTCCGTGAACGCCACGAACGCCGGGGACGCCCCGGCTCACCCCATCGTGGAGTTCCGGGGCCCGGTCGTCCGCCCGTCCCTGGTGCAGACCGGGAGCGGCCTGGTGCTGGAGTACGACATCACCTTGGCGGAGCGCGACACGCTCACCGTGGACTGCGCGGCCGGGACGGTCGTCCTCAACGGCTCGGCTTCCCGCCTTCACACGGCCACCCGGGTCTCCAAGCCGGAGCAGGCGTTCACCGTGGAGCCCGGCTCCACGCCCATGGCATTTCGCGCGGACATGGCCGCGTACGACCCGCGCGCATCGGTGACGGTCCGGTGGCGCCACGCATATTGGTAA